Proteins co-encoded in one Dendropsophus ebraccatus isolate aDenEbr1 chromosome 9, aDenEbr1.pat, whole genome shotgun sequence genomic window:
- the STK11IP gene encoding serine/threonine-protein kinase 11-interacting protein: MKPEAPESMVQSLAQLLRDHGDTVLDGSRVLCLLTPCLQVVTRLFEQLFPRGPGTGFQALPAHPADNVPILRTQFLLDMLQKTPSLKLIHPPECPRQFDVNIFPFKSLKSLELRCLPPHCLRGLRCVYSQLEVLKCSRCVTSLEEVISLCGGDLNSALPWLELHTLVFSYNMIHSLDQSLELLNSLRILDLSHNVIKDCGSYLTVLSELRYLNLGYNLLTSVPELSVQSSAQLHTLILRHNQLSSTSGLENLYNLQHLDLSYNLLVEPSQLTGLAQLKKLREIFLKGNPMYFHRYYRLLAAQHLSPKASDKVLLDGKPLSEPETVSPPTFKEKPVVPQPYNSTTESSCTGELTDSCSAPEKVTVKRLPRKKSKVKVRRASISERSDSECEQRSQPVATVLQHQKDIERTDSFREQFGVNWLQYRPHLENELSKDYPTKNSPDSARQSPPITMALSSPAILQTSIRADAKSHVRDISSPGSVKPAGLEGNSMAAADALIERIEDVLEDGLWQRPEKGRKEEEEEVIEDGLCSPVTVVPVVDGKPRNHDWPWIFLRVTRHYLLEIDLQRGRVIVKRELRSLRDIKTTTTQWNWDGEEQELPLLTLSFHSMCEDKQSVSYVVLDNTKDISVKTLLNFLYPALEENVRFLAATEQGPARLQCLKCKTEFSQEEDCSGVIVSADVKQATNEKDVPHSNHTDNAGCPSCGSFHVILAPPQHNGVVDTPDGAPAVQPPDGAATERQKSFYVGEIEDSSGTESSCTGDGSILNGRTTPDASGLMGSYMYRTATPPPTLNTWQVSPSSEGSPQLDFRVVDHRLKLYLDMEILGGEMEEFQCCMKVPVVRFGKPEESWALVVVSNQKIYFLEVTGEGRGPPCDWLQLGEVYAITSLTHLYIGLQQQCLHLGFESSDAAYTLLTRNRTSSTAFSQHILDTLTDLPPRYRSALQYSPEEKVTPEHRLRPFLPNSLAEGSPPDYCYALVYFMREDEASGAAADSCVNANNPPRNRASHAVLAQGAKMASPVSLLLTYTHMYLLEETHQWLHVAPPSGEDDSKQTSEKVTVREKQMISNISSVHLFNSAPLHLRIRLYNETQQKESAWLLWTEDPALPKDIIEWLRVPWESEYHIQFNQTTHQTLASYLPCTR; the protein is encoded by the exons GGGACACCGTCCTGGACGGTAGCCGGGTCCTGTGTCTCCTCACCCCCTGTCTACAAGTTGTCACCCGCCTGTTTGAACAGCTGTTTCCTCGCGGACCAGGAACTGGGTTCCAGGCACTTCCAGCGCACCCGGCCGACAATGTCCCCATCTTGCGGACTCAGTTCCTGCTCGACATGTTACAGAAAACTCCTTCCCTGAAG CTTATTCATCCTCCTGAGTGTCCTCGTCAGTTTGATGTGAATattttcccctttaagtctttaaaGTCCTTGGAG TTGCGATGCCTCCCCCCGCACTGTCTGCGCGGCCTGCGATGCGTCTATTCACAGCTCGAGGTTCTCAAATGCTCGCGGTGCGTTACCAGCTTGGAG GAAGTCATCTCTCTCTGCGGCGGGGATCTGAATTCTGCTTTGCCCTGGCTGGAGCTTCACACTTTGGTTTTCAGCTACAACATGATCCACAGTTTGGACCAGTCCCTg GAACTATTGAACAGCCTGCGGATCCTGGACCTGAGTCATAATGTCATCAAGGACTGTGGCTCCTATTTAACG GTGCTTTCTGAGCTTCGATACCTGAACCTGGGCTACAACCTCCTGACGTCTGTGCCGGAGCTGAGCGTCCAGTCCTCTGCCCAGCTGCACACCCTCATCCTCAGACACAACCAGCTGTCCAGCACCAGCG GGCTGGAAAACCTGTACAACCTGCAGCACCTGGACCTGTCCTATAATCTTCTGGTGGAGCCCTCGCAGCTTACGGGATTAGCTCAGCTGAAAAAACTGCGGGAG atttttctgAAGGGGAATCCAATGTATTTCCATAGATACTATCGACTGCTTGCAGCCCAGCACTTGTCCCCTAAAGCCTCGGACAAG GTTTTACTGGACGGGAAGCCGCTATCTGAACCGGAGACTGTG AGCCCACCCACGTTCAAGGAGAAGCCTGTCGTTCCTCAGCCCTATAATTCCACAACGGAGAGTTCCTGTACTGGGGAACTGACCGACAGCTGCTCTGCACCTGAGAAAGTCACCGTCAAACGCCTCCCGCGGAAGAAGTCCAAG GTTAAAGTCCGCAGAgcgagcatctctgagcgcagtGACAGCGAATGTGAACAGCGGAGCCAACCAGTAG CCACGGTCCTGCAGCACCAGAAGGACATTGAGCGCACAGACAGCTTTCGGGAGCAGTTCGGTGTAAActggctgcagtaccggccacacCTGGAGAATGAACTCAGTAAAGACTACCCCACAAAGAACAGTCCTGACTCCGCCAGGCAGTCCCCACCCATTACTATGGCCCTGTCCTCTCCCGCAATCCTGCAAACAAGCATCAGAGCAGACGCCAAATCCCATGTCCGTGACATCTCAAGTCCTGGCTCGGTCAAGCCAGCCGGCCTGGAGGGGAACTCCATGGCAGCTGCTGATGCCTTGATAGAAAGGATCGAGGATGTTCTGGAGGATGGACTGTGGCAGCGGCCGGAGAAGGGCagaaaggaggaagaggaggaagtcaTAGAAG ATGGCCTTTGCTCCCCGGTGACCGTTGTTCCTGTGGTGGATGGAAAGCCGCGTAACCATGACTGGCCGTGGATCTTCCTGCGCGTGACCCGACACTATCTCCTAGAGATCGACCTGCAGCGTGGACGGGTGATTGTCAAGAGAGAGCTGCGGAGCCTGCGGGACATCAAGACTACAACCACACAGTGGAACTGGGAC GGAGAAGAACAAGAGCTGCCATTGCTGACGCTGAGCTTCCACTCCATGTGTGAGGACAAGCAGAGTGTGAGCTACGTAGTGCTGGACAATACCAAAGACATCTCTGTAAAG ACCCTTCTTAATTTTCTGTATCCGGCGCTGGAGGAAAACGTGAGGTTCCTGGCTGCCACCGAACAAGGCCCCGCCAGGTTACAGTGTCTTAAGTGCAAAACTGAATTCAGCCAAGAAGAAGACTGCAGCGGGGTCATTGTGAGTGCGGACGTCAAGCAGGCGACCAACGAGAAAGATGTGCCCCACAGCAACCACACAG ATAACGCCGGCTGCCCATCCTGCGGGAGCTTCCATGTCATCCTGGCTCCACCACAACACAATGGAGTTGTTGATACACCTGATGGCGCTCCTGCTGTACAGCCACCGGATGGCGCTGCGACTGAGAGGCAAAAGTCCTTTTATGTTGGGGAGATTGAAGACAGCTCAGGAACAGAGAGCAGCTGCACCGGGGACGGCAGCATCCTGAATGGACGCACCACCCCAGACGCCAGCGGCCTGATGGGCAGTTACATGTACAGGACGGCAACCCCTCCACCTACGCTGAACACCTGGCAAGTCAGCCCAT CCTCAGAAGGGTCACCTCAATTGGACTTCCGGGTGGTGGATCACCGACTCAAGCTGTATCTGGACATGGAAATCCTTGGTGGAGAGATGGAGGAGTTCCAGTGCTGCATGAAG GTCCCTGTGGTTCGCTTTGGGAAGCCGGAGGAGTCGTGGGCTCTTGTTGTGGTGTCCAATCAGAAGATTTATTTCCTAGAGGTCACCGGAGAGGGCAG GGGTCCTCCCTGTGACTGGCTGCAGCTGGGGGAGGTCTACGCAATCACCTCCCTCACTCACCTCTACATCGGCCTCCAGCAACAATGCTTACACCTGGGCTTTGAGTCCTCCGATGCCGCCTACACTCTACTGACCCGAAACCGCACCTCCAGCACAGCCTTCAGCCAGCACATACTAG ATACTCTGACAGATCTGCCGCCACGGTATCGGAGCGCTCTACAGTACAGTCCTGAGGAGAAGGTTACTCCGGAGCATCGTCTACG GCCTTTCCTACCCAATAGCCTTGCAGAGGGCAGCCCCCCTGACTATTGCTATGCCCTGGTGTACTTCATGCGAG AGGACGAGGCCTCCGGAGCGGCTGCTGATTCCTGTGTTAACGCTAATAACCCCCCACGTAACAGGGCGTCTCATGCTGTGCTGGCTCAGGGTGCCAAGATGGCCTCCCCGGTGTCCCTGCTCCTCACCTACACCCACATGTATCTTCTAGAGGAGACTCACCAGTGGCTACATGTGGCGCCACCTTCAGGAGAGGACGACAGCAAACAGACCTCTGAGAAAGTGACCGTCAGAGAGAAGCAGATGATCAGCAACATCAGCTCGGTGCACTTGTTCAACTCTGCTCCTCTGCACCTGCGCATCCGGCTCTACAATGAG ACACAACAGAAAGAGAGCGCTTGGCTGCTGTGGACAGAGGACCCGGCGTTACCGAAAGACATAATTGAGTGGCTCCGAGTCCCGTGGGAATCCGAGTATCACATACAGTTCAACCAGACCACTCATCAAACACTGGCGTCGTATCTGCCTTGTACCAGGTAG